The nucleotide sequence GCCATGCAGGACGCCGTGACCGGCAACATGCTCACCGCGGTCGCGCGCCTCGGCGAGGCGCTGTTCCTCACCGCGGGCATCGTGGTCGGCATCGTCGCCGGGCTGGAGATCGCGACGCTGGCCGGCATCGCCATCGAACTGCACGTCGACGCGACCGAGACCTTCATCATCCCCAACCAGCCGCTGCCGGTCGCCCTGGCGGTGTTCGGCGCCGGACTGGCGGGTGCGTGCCTCACCTTGGCGAGCTACGCGCCGCTGCGGTCGATCGTCATCGGTGGGATCGCCGCGGCGACAGCCGAACTGGTGCTCATCGGGCTCGGCACGGCGGGCGTGGGGCAGGTGGTGGCGACCGGCATCGCCGCCGTCGGCGTCGGCTTCCTGGCCACCCTCATCTCGATCCGTCGGCAGGCGCCCGCCCTGATCACCGCCACCGCGGCGATCATGCCGCTGCTGCCCGGTCTTGCGGTGTTCCGCGCGGTCTTCTACCTCGCGGTCGACGAGAACTTCGACGACGGGCTCGCGCAGATGCTGTCGGCGACCGCCGTGGCGCTCGCCCTGGGCAGCGGTGTCGTGCTCGGCGAATTCCTGGCGTCGCCGCTGCGGTACCGGGCGGGCCGCCTCGGCGACTTCCTCCGGACCGACGGGCCGCCCGGACTGCGCCGGGCGGTCGGCCGCGTGGTGCACCTGCGGCCCGCGGACGCCGACGCCGCGGTGGCCGAGCAGCCGACGCGCAGCGTCGCGCTCGAACCGCCTCCCGTCGCGGACCCGGACGCGGGCGGCGGCACCTCCGGGTAGGTCGGGGCGCGGGCCGTCAGGCCGTCAGCGGATACTCGCCGCCGCCGACGTAGACCACGCTGGTCGGGTAGCGCTCCTGGGTCGCACCGACGATCGCCGCGGCGAACTCGCCGACCGTCGGCAGCGGTGCGAGCGTGCGTCGCGCCGCGAGCAGGCCGGGATCGCGGCGCTGCAGCAGCCGGACGACGATCGTGCCGTCGATCATGTCGCCGGACACCACGGTGAGATGGACGCCGGCGCGGTCGAGGGCGGGCCGCATGGCGTGCAGGGCCGTCTCGCCGGCACGCTTGCTCGCTGCGACCGGCGAGTACCCCTTCGGCACCGCCTTGTTCGGGAAGAAGTGGGCCTGGTGGCTGGTGACGAAGACGATGCGTCCCCCGGTGGGCATCAGCGGGAGCGCCAGCTGCGCGAGTCGCCGCTGCGCGTCCCGGTTGAGCCGCATGGCGTAGCCGGGGTCGGCGCCGAGTTCGAGCCCGCCGGAGGCGTTGAGGATCAGCGTGTCGAGACGGCCGAAGCGCGTGGCGATCTCGTCGATCATGGCGGCCGCGGCGGCGGCGTCGGAGATGTCGGCGGCGAGCGTCGACGCGTGGCCGCCGGCGGCGCGGATGGACTCCGCGATGGCCTCGGCGCGACGGGCCTTCTCGCGGTAGTTGACGACGACGTGGGTGTCGGCGTCGGCGAGCTGCTGCGCCACCTCCGCGCCGATGCCCCTCGACGCGCCGGTGATCAGGACGATGCGCTGCGGTGCGTGTGGCATATCGGGTTCCTTCCGTCGCTGCCGAACCTTCACCGTACACCGATCTTAAGAAAAATAAGGCGAAGATAAGATCACGTTAAGGCGGCGGACCGGGTGTCACGACGCGTCCGCGGGCCGCCGTCGGCGCGCCGCCGCCGAGCGCGGCGGCCGCGAGCGCATGTGGTCGCGGACCCGACCCATCACGTCGCCGAGGCTGGCGACGTCGCGTGCGGACAGCGGGTCGAAGAGCAGTTCCCGCACCGCCTCGACGTGCCCGGGCAATACCGCCGCGACGCGTTGCCGGCCCGCGTCGGTGATCTCGACGACGGTCGCCCGCTGATCCGACGCGCTGGCGCGGCGCGTGATGAGGCCGGCGTTCTCCAACAGGCCGGCCTGGTGGGTCAGCCCGCTGCGGCTGTAGACGACGCCGTCGGCGAGGTCGGTCATGGTCAGCGGCCCGTCGGCGTCGGCCAGCGTGGCGAGCACCTCGAACTGCACGTAGCTGAGGTCGCCGTCCGCCTTCAACTGCTCGCGTACGGCGTACTGCAGCAGGCTGACCGCCTCCATCAGCGCGAAGTACGCGTGCATCTGCTGCGGAGTCAACGAGGTGGCCACGGCTCGAGCATAGAGCTTCGACATCGAAGCACAGTGACGTCGACCACGTCGGGAATCACTTCGATATCGAAGCAGTTGCATCAGTCAGATTGCTTCGACAACGAAGCAACGACCGATCGGAGAAGTCATGAAGGCCATTCGCTTCCACCAGTACGGCGACAGCGACGTGTTGCGCTACGAAGACGTCGAGCGCCCCGTTCCCGGCCCGGGTGAGGTGCTCGTCGACGTCGCCGCCACCTCGTTCAACCCGGTCGACGCCGGCATCCGCGGCGGATATCTGCAGGAGGTGTTCGACGTGGCGCTGCCCCACGTGCCCGGCATCGACGTCACCGGCCGCATCGCCGCCATCGGTGACGGCGTCACCGGGTGGGAGCCCGGCGACGCGGTCATCGGCCTCCTGCCGATGGACGCCGACGGCGCCGCCGCCGAGTTCGTCGTCGCTCCCGCGGACGTGCTCGTCGCGGCACCGCGAACGGTGCCCCTGACCGACGCCGCCGTGCTCCCGACCGTGGGGCTCACCGCGTGGCAGGCGCTGATCGGCCTCGCCGACCTGCGCGCCGGCCAGTCCGTGCTCGTCATCGGGGCCACCGGGGCCGTCGGCGGATACGCGGTGCAACTGGCCAAGGAGATCGGCGCCGTCGTTACCGCGACCGCGCACGACCGCGGCGCCCGGCGCCTGCGCGACTACGGCGTCGACCGGCTCGTGGACTACCTCGACTACGGCACCACGCCGCTCCTGGGCGGCGAGCGCTTCGACGTCGTGCTCAACCTGGTGAGCACCGCTCCCGAGGAGACCGCCGCGCTGGCCGGCGTCGTCGCCGACGGCGGCTTCCTCATCGGCACCATGACCGCGGGACCGGAGGATCCGGCACGGCGGGTGCGCGCCCAGCGGCTGTTCGTCCGCAGCGACACCGCGCAGCTCGCGGCCCTCGTCGAGCGGGTCGACGACGGTCGCCTGCGGATCGACGTCGCGGACCGGCGACCACTGGCCGACGCGGCCGACGTGCACGCTGCCTCCGACGCGGGTCGGCTGCCCGGCAAGACCGTGCTCGTCCCCTGAGCCGCCCGTCCGGCCGACTCGACCCGGTGCGCCCGGGAGCCTCGCCGCTCCCGGGCCTACCGGCGCGGGTGGGTCAGCGCGCGGTGATCGCCAGGACGGCGACGTCGTCGTCCGGCTCGAGCTTCGGCACCAGCGTGGCGATGTCCTCGACCAGACCGGTGGCGTCCAGGTGGGTGCGCTCCGCGACGAACGCCGCCAGCGCGTCCTCGTCGAACGGCCGCACGCCGCGGCGGGCCTCGATGAGCCCGTCGGTGTACACCAGCAGTGTCCGGCCAGGTACCAGCTCGACGTCGCGCGACGCGAACCGGGCGTCGCGGATCGCGCCGACGAACATGCCGCCCTGCGGCAGGACCGGCGTCACCGAGCCCGCGGCGGCGTCGACCAGCAGGGCCGGCTGATGACCCCCGGTCGCGAGCGTCACCCGGAAACCTGGGGCGTCGCCGCGCCCCTCGACGGTGCCGAGCAGCACGGTCGCGAAACGCCGCGAGTCCAGCTCACGCAGCAGCACCCCGTTCAGTTCGCCGAGCGCGTCGGTGAGGTCACGATGATGCAGGGCTGCTGCACGCAGCGTGTAGCGGATCAGCGAGGTCGTGACGGCCGCCTCGACGCCGTGCCCCTCGACGTCGCCGATGGTGAACGCCCATCGGTGATCGTCGAGGGCGAAGGCGTCGTAGAAGTCGCCGCCGACCTGACGTGGGGACGCCGGGTGGTAGTGCGCGGCCAGGGTGAGTCCGTCGATGTGGGGGAGCATCGGCGGCAGCAGCGTCCGCTGCAGCACCGAGGCGTATTCCTCGATGACGTCCCGGTCGTGTTCGGCGCTGTCGCGGTCGCGCATTGCGCTGTCGCGGTCGGACCGCGCATCCTGCCGACCCAGCTCGGCCTCGCGGCGATCGGATCGGGCGTTGTCGCGGTCGCGTCGCGCATCGTCTCGGGCCGCTTGGGCGTCGTCGCGATCCCGCTGGGCGTCGAGCAGGGCGCTGTCGACGGCATCACGCAACCGCCGTTCCGAGGAGAGCGCGGCGAGGGCGTCGGCCCGCATGTCGAGGTGCTCACGCACCACGCCGGTCAGCTCCGCGAGGAGTCCGAGCGTCGCGTCGTCGACGGGCCGGGTCTCGGTGTCCATCACCGTCACGGCGCCCAGCGGGCGCCCGTCGGCGGCGAGGACGGCGACACAGGCATAGAAGCGGACGTCGTGGCGCAGAACGAAGCGCAGCGAGCCCGTCCGCGGGTCGGCGAGCGCGTCGGCCGAGGCGGCCGGCACCGCGTTGCGCAGCACGTTCGCGCACAGTCCGTCGCGCACGGCGATCGACTGTTCCGCTCCGAGGCCGTAGGTGCCGAGGAACCACGCACGGTCCCCGTCGACGACCGACACCGTCGCCATCGACGTGCCGCCGAGGCGGGCGGCGACCGCGGCGACCCGCGTCAGCGTCGGGTCGGCCGCGGCGAGGAGGCCGCGGTAGCGTTCCACCCCCGGCGGCCGAATGGCGCCGGGTATGCCCAGCTGGTCTTCTTCTATGGTCTGACGTCCCCGCGTGCGACGAAGTGGGAGGTCCCCGCGGGCACCGTCTCGACCACGCCGGGGGCTCCCCGAATCCTTCACGAACACCGGCGGCCGTGCAATCTCTCACTCTGGCCTTCATCAAGGCGTAAGAGTCCTGCACTTCGGGTAGGCACCTCGGACCATGGACCCAGCAGACTGTCAGCAACCGTTGAAACGGGTGGGTCCCGCCGAGGGGCGCACGGTGGCCGAGTTCCGCGCGAACGTCGACGCGTGGCTGCACGGAACCATCGCCGTCAGCGAGGAGCGCCGCGCCGACATCCTGCTGGCCACCGACGAGGCACTGAGCAACTGCGCCGACCACGCGTACCGCGCGCAGGGTGAACCGGGACCGATGACGCTGGAGATGACGCCGGACCCCGGCCAGATTCTCCGGGTGTGCGTCACCGACCACGGTGAGTGGCAGGAGCCCGTGCCCCGTGCCACCCCGACGTCACTGCGCGGCCGGGGCATCCGGCTCATGCGGGGACTGTGCGACGACGTCTCCATCGACGGCCGTCCGGATGGGACGACGGTGTGCCTACTGTTCCGCGACTGCCCGGTCAAGGACGAGAGGTTTGCCGGGCGCGCGGTCCGTCAATAGAGGAGTTCATGGCGGGGTTCGGCGATGCCCTCGGATGGGTCAAGCAGCAGATCTCGGCGCGCGTGCCGACGGCAGACCTCGATCAACGCGACGCCGACTACATCCTCGAGCAGCTCCCGGGTCTGTGGCTCCTGGCGTCGCTGTACTTCCGCGCCGACGTGCGGGGTCTCGACCGCATCCCGACCACGGGTCCGGTGCTGCTGGTCGGCAACCACAGCGGGGGCAACCTGCCGCCCGACACCTTCGTCTTCACCCTCGCCTTCTGCTCGTACTTCGGCGTCGAGCGGCCCTTCTACCAGCTGGCGCACAACCTGGTCGTGTCGATGCCGGGCCTGGGATCGCTGCGCAAGTTCGGCACGGTGGCCGCCAACCACGAGAACGCGACGCTCGCGCTGAAGTCCGGCGCCGCGCTGCTCGTCTACCCGGGCGGCGACTACGAGGTATTCCGTCCGTCCTGGCAGCGGCACGAGGTCGACTTCGACGGGCGCAAGGGGTACGTCAAGCTCGCCCGCGAGGCCGGTGTGCCGATCGTCCCGATCGCGAGCGTCGGCGGTCAGGAGGCGGCACTGTTCCTGGACCGGGGGCAGTGGCTCGCCAAGCTCCTCGTGGTCGACAAGATCGCCCGGCTGAAGAGCGTGCCGATCCTGCTCGCCCCGCCGTGGGGACTCGCGGTCAGCGACATGGTGCCGCGGCTGCCGCTGCCGACGAAGATCGTCATCGAGGTGCAGGACCCGATCGACGCGGAGGACATCGCGAGCAGCGACGACGACGTGATCAACGACAAGGTGCTGGCCAGCCTGCAGTCCGGGGTGGACCGGCTCGCCGCCGAGCGGCGCTTCCCGATCATCGGCTGAGGGGAACCCCATGCGATTGCAGCGCAGTGTCGTCGCCGACGTGGACCGCCACGTGGTGTGGAAGCACGTCAGCGACCCGAACTGCTATCCCGAGTTCATGACCCGGCTGGAGCGCTGGGAGACCGTCACCGAGGGGCCGGTCGGCATCGGGTCGCGCTACACCGTGCACTGGAAGGTGGGCTCGGTGCCGATCGGCGGCGTGATCGAGCTGTCCGAGTTCGACGACAGCCGCGACCTCGCCTGGATCGGCATCACCGGCATCACGATGCGCGGCCGGTTCCGGCTGCGCGACGCCGGTGAGGGCCGCACCAAGATCACGTTCCGGCTGGCCTACGAGGCGCCCGGCGGCCTGCTCGGCCTGATCGCCGACCGCGTTGCGGCCCGCCAGGTCGGGCGCATCATGGACGACACGGTGCGCCGGCTCAAGGACCTGTGCGAGCACTGACCCGTCCGGGGCCCGAGGGCTGCGGGCGTCGGCGCGCGATCGGCTACCGTACGAAGCCGACACAGGAGGTACCCCGATGAGCGCAACCGCGGAACGCGACGTGGTGTTGGACATGGCCGGCCAGGCCGGCTGGCGGCGCCGCAACGACGAGCGCGTCGACTACTTCTCCCGCGACGCCGACGGCGTCCGCGTCCACTGGGGAGAGGGCGATGCGATCTCCGGCGGCGCGCTGTACGACGACGGCATGCTGATGGCCTACACCCGTGACCTCGACACCGTGAAGCGCTGGCTCAAGCGCTGACCGGTCACCCGCGAGAACAGGCCCCCTCCGCAGCGGAGGGGGCCTGACTCGTCTTCGGTGCGGCTCAGGAGGCCTTCGCCGACGCCC is from Mycolicibacterium grossiae and encodes:
- a CDS encoding threonine/serine exporter family protein — translated: MRVARERSDGVARFRRGLPLALPGRRDPAPVAGQRRRSGREMGDLHTRKVLDLTIRLAEVMLSSGSGTADVVATAEDVAQAYRLTDCVVDVFVSTVIVSALPTADSPPVTIVRAVHTRSTDYTRLADLDRLVQRITSGGVTVDEAHAAMDELTERPHVYPRWLATVGWSGFALGIAMLLGGTWLTCVLAAVTSAVIDRVGRRLNRIGTPFFFQHVTGAAIATLVAVAAYLFAGLGPTALVATGIVMLLSGLTFVGAMQDAVTGNMLTAVARLGEALFLTAGIVVGIVAGLEIATLAGIAIELHVDATETFIIPNQPLPVALAVFGAGLAGACLTLASYAPLRSIVIGGIAAATAELVLIGLGTAGVGQVVATGIAAVGVGFLATLISIRRQAPALITATAAIMPLLPGLAVFRAVFYLAVDENFDDGLAQMLSATAVALALGSGVVLGEFLASPLRYRAGRLGDFLRTDGPPGLRRAVGRVVHLRPADADAAVAEQPTRSVALEPPPVADPDAGGGTSG
- a CDS encoding SDR family oxidoreductase, with the protein product MPHAPQRIVLITGASRGIGAEVAQQLADADTHVVVNYREKARRAEAIAESIRAAGGHASTLAADISDAAAAAAMIDEIATRFGRLDTLILNASGGLELGADPGYAMRLNRDAQRRLAQLALPLMPTGGRIVFVTSHQAHFFPNKAVPKGYSPVAASKRAGETALHAMRPALDRAGVHLTVVSGDMIDGTIVVRLLQRRDPGLLAARRTLAPLPTVGEFAAAIVGATQERYPTSVVYVGGGEYPLTA
- a CDS encoding MarR family winged helix-turn-helix transcriptional regulator, which encodes MATSLTPQQMHAYFALMEAVSLLQYAVREQLKADGDLSYVQFEVLATLADADGPLTMTDLADGVVYSRSGLTHQAGLLENAGLITRRASASDQRATVVEITDAGRQRVAAVLPGHVEAVRELLFDPLSARDVASLGDVMGRVRDHMRSRPPRSAAARRRRPADAS
- a CDS encoding NADP-dependent oxidoreductase encodes the protein MKAIRFHQYGDSDVLRYEDVERPVPGPGEVLVDVAATSFNPVDAGIRGGYLQEVFDVALPHVPGIDVTGRIAAIGDGVTGWEPGDAVIGLLPMDADGAAAEFVVAPADVLVAAPRTVPLTDAAVLPTVGLTAWQALIGLADLRAGQSVLVIGATGAVGGYAVQLAKEIGAVVTATAHDRGARRLRDYGVDRLVDYLDYGTTPLLGGERFDVVLNLVSTAPEETAALAGVVADGGFLIGTMTAGPEDPARRVRAQRLFVRSDTAQLAALVERVDDGRLRIDVADRRPLADAADVHAASDAGRLPGKTVLVP
- a CDS encoding PP2C family protein-serine/threonine phosphatase, whose amino-acid sequence is MERYRGLLAAADPTLTRVAAVAARLGGTSMATVSVVDGDRAWFLGTYGLGAEQSIAVRDGLCANVLRNAVPAASADALADPRTGSLRFVLRHDVRFYACVAVLAADGRPLGAVTVMDTETRPVDDATLGLLAELTGVVREHLDMRADALAALSSERRLRDAVDSALLDAQRDRDDAQAARDDARRDRDNARSDRREAELGRQDARSDRDSAMRDRDSAEHDRDVIEEYASVLQRTLLPPMLPHIDGLTLAAHYHPASPRQVGGDFYDAFALDDHRWAFTIGDVEGHGVEAAVTTSLIRYTLRAAALHHRDLTDALGELNGVLLRELDSRRFATVLLGTVEGRGDAPGFRVTLATGGHQPALLVDAAAGSVTPVLPQGGMFVGAIRDARFASRDVELVPGRTLLVYTDGLIEARRGVRPFDEDALAAFVAERTHLDATGLVEDIATLVPKLEPDDDVAVLAITAR
- a CDS encoding ATP-binding protein; this translates as MAEFRANVDAWLHGTIAVSEERRADILLATDEALSNCADHAYRAQGEPGPMTLEMTPDPGQILRVCVTDHGEWQEPVPRATPTSLRGRGIRLMRGLCDDVSIDGRPDGTTVCLLFRDCPVKDERFAGRAVRQ
- a CDS encoding lysophospholipid acyltransferase family protein; this translates as MAGFGDALGWVKQQISARVPTADLDQRDADYILEQLPGLWLLASLYFRADVRGLDRIPTTGPVLLVGNHSGGNLPPDTFVFTLAFCSYFGVERPFYQLAHNLVVSMPGLGSLRKFGTVAANHENATLALKSGAALLVYPGGDYEVFRPSWQRHEVDFDGRKGYVKLAREAGVPIVPIASVGGQEAALFLDRGQWLAKLLVVDKIARLKSVPILLAPPWGLAVSDMVPRLPLPTKIVIEVQDPIDAEDIASSDDDVINDKVLASLQSGVDRLAAERRFPIIG
- a CDS encoding SRPBCC family protein, which gives rise to MRLQRSVVADVDRHVVWKHVSDPNCYPEFMTRLERWETVTEGPVGIGSRYTVHWKVGSVPIGGVIELSEFDDSRDLAWIGITGITMRGRFRLRDAGEGRTKITFRLAYEAPGGLLGLIADRVAARQVGRIMDDTVRRLKDLCEH